Proteins encoded by one window of Tunturibacter psychrotolerans:
- the ppc gene encoding phosphoenolpyruvate carboxylase, whose product MPSLWSPTDWPQRLAELQAPTGELKEAPLRRDVRSLGMLLGEVLREQAGEPIYEAVEALRRIAIARREAEAPQIGAADQETATAHLQQALARVHTLDLPAAYQLTRAFGFYFELINLAETNHRKRRRLSLQLNQNSSSGSIQRGDLRGTLRRLREANFTAEQVHALLDRICVSPVFTAHPTEVARRSVMFKRRRISDLLEQLDRIPVPEHDLESLEHDLLAEITALWQTDDVRSARPTVLDEIRMALDYYESSLFDTLPVLYSEIATALGAEYPNKSSNPVTNKSEDSRPSTTPCIADLPQLITFGSWIGGDRDGNPFVTPQATRDALAMARSLLFTHYRRRLQNIFEQLASSIQQVPVSAELTALLDRYLSQLRTAGQNALGERFPHESIRLLIACTMMRLGATPQSAVPVPANPALKPYTRAAEMLSDLTTLRDSLIKNSGPRLAEMLIDPLLIEVRTYGLHLQTLDIRQHARVHAAAVAEVSAWCPSSSPDSLNLPSALSEQTAEVLDTFRTIAELKQTYSPESIRQYVISGATSAEDVLQVIWLARLGGVSVEATRPDADGRIDDPGLQPVPLFESIEDLQNAPAIMRKLWTSDIYKPLLASWNRHQEVMLGYSDSNKDGGMITSTWEIWKAHRALHEVARECNVTLRLFHGRGGTVGRGGGPTHRAIFAQPVDSFTGELRITEQGEVLNWKYSDVVLAERNLELMIAASLDALARPDAALQHDAKIPHLTGEILPAWEAALDQLSATSYEFYRQHIVDNPDTFTYFEQATPVAELEHARLGSRPAKRSGKKSMADLRAIPWVFGWMQSRQLVPAYFGVGHALHHFIQSNPEGPESGLAQLRTMARDFPLFLDIIRNVEMALAKADFGIARLYASLVEDEALRDRVFTTLEDEFNLTHRMILEITKQKSLLQTNPVLERSIRLRNPYVDPMSLIQVELMRRKRAAQAKGDLDSPELDRAISATINGISAGLRNTG is encoded by the coding sequence ATGCCGTCCCTTTGGTCTCCAACCGACTGGCCCCAGCGACTCGCCGAACTACAGGCCCCCACCGGCGAGCTCAAAGAAGCTCCCTTGCGCCGCGACGTTCGCTCGCTCGGCATGCTACTCGGCGAAGTCTTGCGTGAACAGGCCGGCGAGCCGATCTACGAAGCCGTCGAAGCTCTTCGCCGCATCGCCATCGCCCGCCGCGAAGCCGAAGCGCCACAGATCGGAGCTGCCGATCAGGAAACCGCCACCGCCCACCTCCAACAGGCTCTCGCCCGCGTCCACACCCTCGATCTGCCCGCGGCCTACCAGCTCACACGGGCCTTTGGCTTCTACTTCGAACTCATCAATCTCGCCGAAACCAACCATCGCAAGCGTCGCCGCCTCTCCCTCCAACTGAATCAGAACTCCAGCTCAGGTTCCATTCAACGCGGCGACCTGCGAGGAACACTCCGCCGTCTCCGCGAAGCCAATTTCACCGCCGAGCAGGTTCACGCCTTGTTGGACCGCATCTGCGTCTCCCCCGTCTTCACCGCGCACCCAACCGAGGTCGCCCGCCGCAGCGTCATGTTCAAGCGCCGCCGCATCTCCGATCTGCTCGAGCAACTCGACCGCATCCCAGTACCCGAGCACGACCTCGAGTCCCTCGAGCACGACCTGCTGGCCGAGATCACCGCGCTCTGGCAGACCGACGACGTTCGCAGCGCCCGCCCCACCGTGCTCGACGAGATCCGCATGGCCCTCGACTACTACGAGTCAAGCCTCTTCGACACCCTCCCCGTCCTCTACTCCGAGATCGCCACCGCGCTCGGCGCTGAGTATCCCAACAAAAGCTCTAATCCAGTTACAAATAAATCTGAGGATTCACGACCCTCCACGACTCCCTGCATCGCCGATCTCCCTCAGCTCATCACCTTCGGTTCCTGGATCGGCGGCGACCGCGACGGCAATCCCTTCGTCACTCCGCAAGCCACTCGCGACGCACTCGCGATGGCCCGCTCTCTACTGTTCACACACTACCGCCGCCGCCTGCAAAATATCTTCGAGCAACTCGCAAGTTCTATCCAACAGGTCCCCGTCTCCGCCGAGCTGACCGCTTTGCTCGACCGCTACCTCAGCCAACTCCGCACCGCCGGCCAGAATGCTCTCGGAGAGCGCTTCCCACACGAGTCCATACGACTGCTCATAGCCTGCACAATGATGCGCCTCGGAGCCACCCCACAGTCTGCCGTTCCCGTTCCAGCCAACCCCGCGCTCAAGCCCTACACCCGCGCCGCCGAGATGCTCTCCGATCTCACCACCCTCCGCGACTCGCTGATCAAAAATAGCGGCCCACGCCTCGCCGAGATGCTCATCGATCCCCTCCTGATCGAAGTCCGCACCTACGGCCTGCATCTGCAGACCCTCGACATTCGCCAGCACGCCCGCGTCCACGCCGCTGCCGTCGCCGAGGTCTCCGCCTGGTGCCCCTCAAGCTCTCCCGATTCGCTCAATCTTCCCTCCGCCTTGAGCGAACAAACCGCCGAAGTCCTTGACACCTTCCGCACCATCGCCGAGCTCAAACAAACCTACTCCCCCGAGTCCATCCGGCAGTACGTCATCAGCGGCGCAACCAGCGCGGAGGACGTCCTCCAGGTCATATGGTTAGCGCGCCTCGGCGGAGTCAGCGTGGAAGCCACGCGACCAGACGCAGACGGGAGAATCGACGATCCCGGCCTTCAACCTGTCCCGCTCTTCGAGTCCATCGAGGATCTTCAAAACGCCCCCGCCATCATGCGCAAGCTCTGGACTAGCGACATCTATAAGCCCCTGCTCGCAAGCTGGAACCGCCACCAGGAGGTCATGCTTGGCTACTCCGACTCGAACAAAGATGGCGGCATGATCACTAGCACATGGGAGATCTGGAAGGCCCACCGCGCACTCCACGAAGTAGCCCGCGAATGCAATGTAACACTGCGTCTCTTTCATGGCCGCGGCGGCACAGTCGGACGTGGCGGCGGTCCCACGCACCGCGCCATCTTCGCTCAACCCGTCGACAGCTTCACCGGCGAACTTCGCATCACCGAGCAAGGCGAAGTCCTTAACTGGAAGTACTCCGACGTGGTCCTCGCCGAGCGCAACCTCGAGTTGATGATCGCCGCAAGCCTCGACGCCCTCGCCCGCCCCGATGCAGCACTGCAACACGACGCGAAGATCCCTCACCTCACCGGCGAGATCCTTCCCGCATGGGAGGCCGCGCTCGACCAGCTCTCCGCCACTTCCTACGAGTTCTACCGCCAACACATCGTCGACAACCCCGACACCTTCACCTACTTCGAACAAGCAACGCCCGTGGCCGAGTTGGAACACGCGCGCCTAGGCTCACGCCCTGCCAAACGCAGCGGCAAAAAATCCATGGCTGATCTTCGCGCCATCCCCTGGGTCTTCGGCTGGATGCAGTCGCGCCAGCTCGTCCCAGCCTACTTCGGCGTCGGTCACGCGCTCCATCACTTCATCCAATCCAATCCCGAAGGCCCAGAGTCCGGCTTGGCGCAGCTCCGAACCATGGCCCGCGACTTCCCCCTCTTTCTCGACATCATTCGCAACGTCGAGATGGCCCTCGCCAAGGCCGACTTCGGAATCGCTCGCCTCTACGCATCGTTGGTCGAAGACGAAGCACTCCGCGACCGAGTCTTCACCACCCTCGAAGACGAATTTAATCTCACGCACCGCATGATCCTAGAGATCACTAAACAAAAATCGCTCCTGCAGACCAACCCCGTCCTCGAGCGCTCAATCCGCCTGCGCAATCCTTACGTCGATCCAATGTCCCTCATCCAGGTCGAGCTGATGCGCCGCAAACGCGCTGCTCAGGCAAAGGGAGACCTCGACTCGCCGGAACTCGACCGCGCCATCTCCGCCACCATCAACGGAATCAGCGCCGGCCTCCGCAACACCGGCTGA
- a CDS encoding bifunctional 5,10-methylenetetrahydrofolate dehydrogenase/5,10-methenyltetrahydrofolate cyclohydrolase: protein MSEMKRTPRILDGIAIAGQIKAEVAVEVQALVARGITPGLAVILVGEVPASQIYVRSKVKTCGELRIFSEMLTPPETITTEEMLELIATLNAREDIDGILIQLPLPKHVNTKRLLEAVSPDKDVDGFHPMNVGRLQSGQPALAPCTPAGIMEILRRSDLPVAGQNAVIVGRSDIVGKPAAMMLLNASATVTVCHSKTVDLGSVTRKADLLVAAMGRPGFVTAEMIKPGATLIDVGINRITDAEEVDEFFPGDEDRAATFAKRGSVVVGDIHPAAFALAGAYTPVPGGVGALTIAMLMQNTVTAAKLRRGISLGNK, encoded by the coding sequence ATGAGTGAGATGAAAAGAACTCCCAGAATCTTAGATGGCATTGCGATTGCGGGGCAGATTAAGGCCGAGGTTGCAGTCGAAGTTCAAGCGCTTGTGGCTCGCGGAATCACTCCCGGTCTGGCGGTGATTCTGGTCGGAGAGGTGCCCGCGTCGCAGATTTACGTTCGCAGCAAGGTGAAGACCTGCGGCGAGTTGAGAATCTTCAGCGAGATGCTTACGCCGCCGGAGACCATTACGACCGAGGAGATGTTGGAGTTGATAGCGACGCTGAACGCTCGCGAAGACATCGACGGGATTTTAATTCAGCTTCCTCTTCCAAAGCACGTAAACACCAAGCGGCTGCTCGAGGCCGTATCGCCGGACAAGGATGTGGATGGATTTCATCCCATGAATGTGGGTCGACTGCAGAGTGGTCAGCCAGCGTTGGCTCCTTGTACGCCGGCGGGGATTATGGAGATTCTGCGAAGGAGCGACTTGCCCGTTGCCGGTCAGAATGCGGTCATCGTGGGGCGCTCGGATATTGTCGGCAAGCCCGCGGCGATGATGTTGCTCAACGCCTCCGCCACAGTGACGGTGTGCCACAGCAAGACCGTCGATCTTGGCAGCGTGACTCGTAAAGCCGATCTTCTGGTGGCGGCGATGGGCAGGCCGGGATTCGTGACCGCGGAGATGATCAAGCCTGGCGCAACGCTGATCGATGTCGGGATCAACCGCATCACCGACGCCGAAGAGGTCGATGAGTTTTTCCCCGGCGACGAGGATCGGGCGGCGACCTTCGCCAAGCGCGGATCGGTCGTCGTCGGCGATATTCATCCGGCTGCATTCGCTTTGGCGGGAGCGTATACGCCAGTGCCGGGTGGCGTCGGCGCGTTGACGATTGCGATGCTGATGCAGAACACGGTAACGGCGGCGAAGCTGCGGCGCGGGATTTCGCTGGGGAACAAGTAG
- the coaE gene encoding dephospho-CoA kinase (Dephospho-CoA kinase (CoaE) performs the final step in coenzyme A biosynthesis.), whose translation MLRVGLTGGLGSGKSTAARLFAALGAHVLQSDAIGRELMEPGQPIYDGMVAHFGAGVVRADGTLDRAALARIAFTEGRVEELNAIAHPLVIARQMALTEQIFRREPHAVVMVESALIFETNYGTVDNARWQGRFDRIIMVTAPEEVKIARFVVRSSAGKAISEQQRTELEEEARRRLAQQISDDQKSALSDYVLTNGGAVTELEWQVDQLWPILEAAASTSA comes from the coding sequence ATGTTGCGCGTTGGCCTCACCGGCGGCCTGGGAAGCGGAAAGTCTACCGCAGCGAGGTTGTTCGCCGCGCTTGGGGCGCACGTGTTGCAGTCGGATGCGATCGGGCGCGAGCTGATGGAGCCTGGCCAGCCGATCTACGACGGGATGGTCGCGCACTTTGGGGCCGGTGTGGTCCGGGCCGATGGAACGCTTGATCGCGCCGCACTGGCACGCATCGCGTTCACGGAGGGTCGCGTCGAAGAGTTGAACGCAATCGCGCATCCGCTGGTGATCGCGCGCCAGATGGCGTTGACCGAGCAGATCTTTCGGCGAGAGCCTCACGCTGTCGTGATGGTGGAGTCGGCGCTGATCTTCGAGACGAACTATGGGACTGTAGACAACGCGCGATGGCAGGGCCGCTTTGACAGGATCATTATGGTGACGGCTCCGGAAGAGGTGAAGATTGCACGATTTGTAGTTCGCTCCTCGGCTGGCAAGGCTATCAGCGAACAGCAACGCACCGAACTCGAAGAGGAAGCTCGGCGCAGGCTGGCGCAGCAGATCTCCGACGACCAGAAGAGCGCCCTGTCCGACTACGTGTTGACTAATGGTGGCGCTGTGACCGAGTTGGAGTGGCAGGTCGATCAGCTTTGGCCGATCCTCGAAGCTGCGGCGTCGACGAGCGCCTGA
- a CDS encoding Trm112 family protein produces the protein MSAESLPATDLRWVVCPVCHQPLESVGNIISCQGCGRRYPVLDGIPVLLADRVL, from the coding sequence ATGAGCGCTGAATCCCTACCGGCCACGGATCTTCGATGGGTCGTCTGTCCGGTCTGCCATCAGCCGCTCGAAAGCGTCGGCAATATCATCTCTTGCCAGGGCTGCGGACGACGTTATCCTGTTCTCGATGGAATTCCCGTGCTGCTTGCGGACCGCGTACTCTGA